GTACTCTCCCCTACAAAACGGTGTGGCAAAGAGGAAGAACCGGACTATTCTCGATATGGTTCGGTCAATGCTCAAGAGCAAGAAGATATAAATAGTTTGTAAGCATTTGATATAATTtagagagaaaaagcaagaaaattcagaagttaaaagaaaaaaagtttttttttctatCTTGAGCAATTTGTCATATATTACTTGTTGGTCTTAGAAAGCTAATCCCAAATGCTGTTTATTTGTACTGCTTATAGTTGTTTGAGTTATGCTCTGACATGTTAATACGCCTTTCATAATCAAAGATTATACGAAGTTTCTTACTGCTTAAAAATTCTTGTTTTGTAGAGGGATATAGTGAAGCTCAGTTGAAAGAATGTTTAGAGGAATACGCCGCCTTAAATGTATGGCAGATACATGCTCACACCTTTGATATTCGATTCATCGATGCCTGAAAGTTCCTCCGAACACACAACATTAAACCGCTACATCCGTCAGCGCACCTAAAACCAAAAAGGTAAAAATGAGTGGCAAATCTCATAATCACATCCCTTTCTTAACTTGGATTTTCTTAAAAGTGTCGGGGTGTTTAGCCGGTTTGTGCTAGGAAATCACTTCCCTTTCTAGTTTCTGTGGTCTCACAAAAAACGAAGTAGCACTCGCGACTATGTTTAGGTCACGTCTAAAAGAAGAAAAATCTTCAAGAGTTTTGATATTTAGGCCTTAGTTTTTGAATCTCATACACagatatttaattgatttttaaagtCGGCTTTTCTTGACTTTTTTCTCAACTTGCACACCTAATAGTAACTGATTTAGTTTTTGACCATAAAAGTACAAAAAAGACACCTATCTTCCTTCCAGCCAATCACGACCTTAGACTGAATTGGGATTTAAATATTCTTTGTATATCACATCCTTAACGAGGTCATGAAAAGTATTATCTTGTATCGGTTTATGGTTATATAATGCCACTAAATAAGACATTTATTTCGAGTTGAGATGAACACTTTTGGCAAATGGGTTCAATGTTAGGTTCTTTTCATAATGTATTATTATATAGTCAAATGTAATTTCATTATTCATTATTTataatgtattattgttattttattgaTTATTCAAATATAAATTCATATAGTAATGATGGAAAAAAAAAACCCAGTTAATTGCGGATGCTGGTATTGATTTGGCAATAGCTAGTTGATTCTATATTCAGTCAAAATTACAGATCTTCATCCCCACTTGACTGTTAGTAACAATTACATACgtcatttttttaatattttatttttgatctTAATTATCCAGTCTgacataataaaaagaaaaataaattatccAGATCAAAACACAAAATATCCATACATTCCCCCACAATACGACGGCTTTCGCTTAAAAAACCAGGACCAAAGTAACAAAAATATAACACAACACCATGGAACTCAAAAAAACAGGTTAGGTTACTAGAAAAACCACGGCAACTACCGCCCTTAAATGTTTTGAGCTTCCCCCTTCGCTTTCTTATCTACACGTTTAAGGCCTATAATATCTCAGACCCTCCTTATATTACAGTGTTAAAAATCAAACAAAACACAACCCATAGCAATGGAAGCAGTGAACCTCAAGAAAAAGCAGTGCAAAATTGTCGTGGCAGTAGATGAGAGTGCTGAGAGCATGTATGCACTTTCATGGTGCCTTTCTAATTTGATGTCTCAAGCCACAATCAATACCATTGTTCTTCTTTATGTCAAGCCTCCGCCTCCTGTCTACTCTTCCTTGGATGTTGCAGGTTAGCTAtggttattttctttattttcaacaATTGGTACTCATATATCAGTATGTATGGTTTCAGGGTATATATTTTCCGGCGATGTGATCCGAGCCTTGGAGGCCTATGGCAATGACCTGGTGAATTCAGTGATGGGTCGAGCTGAAGATATATGTGGCAAATTTAGCAGCAATGTAAgatttttgtttgtttaattataaAGTTAAATAAACGAATATGATAAAGATTTTGAAGGCTCGTTTTATGTCTAAGTAGATAAAAGTGGACCGACTTGTTGGAAGTGGAGATGCAAGGGACGTTATATGTAATATAGTGGATAAAATCAAAGCAGATACGTTGGTGATGGGAAGCCATGGTTACGGTTTCTTCAAAAGGTATGAAAGTATCTTTAATTTGTAACAATTTCCAAACTTGGCTTATGAAATTTATTTGCAGGCAAAGGTAACTTGAAAGAAGATGGATTCCCACCcctcccccccttttttttttaataataataataataactgatGTATTGTAGGGCGATATTAGGAAGCGTGAGTGATCATTGTGCCAAACATGTTAAATGTCCAGTGGTGATCGTGAAACATCCAGAGAAGATATAAAGCTTATTCTTCATTGTCGGAGATATGGCTTCTACTACCATGTACACCAGTATAGTGCTTTGTTAATTCAAAGTTCCTGATGGTTAATGAGGATCCTATGATTTTTCTTATCTCAAAGTATGTGTTCCTCAAAGGAAGAGATGGGGTTTATCAGTTCATGTATATATGTTCACCAAAAAATAGACTTCTTGAACTAATTAAAAATAGCTGTTGGTGTTGAGAGTAGAGAGAAAACAAGTTTGAACTGAAAACTTGTGCAGCAAGGCTCGATACTTGCTGAAGAAACAAAACAGAAATCAAAAGAGGAATTGAAAAACAAAGAATGTGGAGAGTATTTTGAATGAATAATTTCAATGAATTTTCATTAACTTGAACAATGGCATAATGCCAATACAAATATCAAAACATTTTCTGATCAAGGTAAGGCTAACATCACCTAAACACTACCTAACTCCACTAATTACATTGAAAATGAAAGACTATGCTTGCACACTTGGAAAAGCTATTTTATCAGCTCAAATGTCAACAAAAATACATCAAATACATCATCAATTTAGTTCAAATTTAACTAGATTACAAAACATAACAAAACACAAGTTCAAATTGGACAGCAACATTGAACTTCAGCTGCTGCATGCATGGCTCGACTGCATGTGCTTCATGACTGTTTGTGCTGCATGGAGACCAgcttcaacactcctccttggtctCCATGTTGCAAACTCCCATTTGCTTTCTCAATTCAATAAACCTTGACACATTAAGAGGTTTAGTTAAAATGTTAGCAAGTTGCTATTTAGAACTGCAATGAACCAGTTCCACTTCTCTAGCTAGTTCCATCTCTCTAACAACATGAACCTTGATATTGAAGTGCTTTGTTCTTCCATGAAAAACtggattctttgcaattgcaacagcagaTTTGTTGTCATACATTATCTCTGTTACTCCCTCTTGATGCAGGTTTAAATCAGTCAAGACTTTTCTTAGCCACACAGCTTGGTTAACAGCTCCAGCTACTGCTACATACTCTGCCTCAGCAGTTGACTAAGCAACTACATTTTGTTTCTTCGAGCTCTAACAAAAAATGGCTAAGCCAAGGGTGAAGACAAACCCTGAGGTGCTCTTCATGTCATCCATCGAGCCAGACCAGTCACTGTCAGTATAGCCAACCAATCTGAGGCTCTCAGCCTTGCTATACAACATTCCATAGCTCAGGGTACCTTTGATGTACCTGAGAACCTTTTTTGCTGCTTGAAAGTGCTTCTGATTACAGTAATGCATGAACCTCGAGAGTAAGCTAACACCAAACATAATGTCTAGCCTAGTGGCAGTCAGGTATAGTAAACAACCAACTAGACTCCTATAGACAGACTCATCAACTTGCTTAGAAATGACTTGGCTCGATAGTTTTTCTCCCATAGCAACAGGAGTGCTTGTCGCTTTACTGTTTTGCATGGTGAACTTGATTAGAATTTTGGAGGCAAGGTTTTCTGGCTTAGGAATATTCCATTTTCAGTTTGTGACACCTCCATACCAAGAAAATAGGTCATTCTTCCAAGATCAGACATTTCAAACTCTAGCTCCATTTTGGCTTTAAAATCAGCCAACATTGCTTGGTCTCCTCCTATGACCAAAAGATCATCAACATACAGGGACACAATGAGCTGTGTTTCAGCTTGCTCCTTCTTGACATACAATGTTGGCTCACTAGAGCTCCTTTCAAACCCAAAACTGACCTGTCGATCCTGCTATACCAGGCTCTAGAAACTTGTTTCAGGCCATACAAGGCCTTTTTAAGCCTGTATGCCATGTGCTCTTTTCCAGGCACAATAAATCCTTGAGGCTGGTTAATGTAGATTTCTTCTTGAAGGAAGCCATTAAGAAATGCAGACTTTACATTGAGTTGTTGAAAATTGAGTTGATGGATTTTCCATTGCATTTGTGCAGCTAAAGCAACCAGCAACCTGATGGTGTTTAGCTTGGCTACTGGTGCAAATGTCTCTATGTAGTCCAGGCCATATCTCTGACTGAACCCTTTCACAACTAGCCTAGCTTTGAGTTTGTTCAAGCTCTCATCTGTATTCTGCTTGGCTCGATAAATCTATTTTACCCCAATGACCTGTCTGTTGGCTGGTCTTGCAACCAATTCCCATGTCTGGTTCTTTTCAATCATGGCAATTTCATCATCCATTACTTGTTTCCAGCCTTCATGAGCTTCAGCATCTTCAAAACAGCTTGGTTCTACCTGAGCTACCTGAGCCATTTCATAAATGTCAGCTATTGTTCTTGTACCCCTAACTGGCTCATCATCTATGTCCATTTCAGGACCATTTTGTTCAGTCTCAGTCTGATCAGCCACAAGTTCTTCAAAAATAGCCTCTGGTTCATTCTTGTCCCAATTCCAACTTGCTTTCTTATTGAACACTACATCTCTACTTACAAGCACCTTATTTGTTGAAGGATCCAAGATCCTATAACCTTTTTTGACTGAGCTATAGCCTACAAGAATGCCTGCTTGGGCTTTTTTTTATCGCTTACGTCTTCTTACAGCTAGTACTTGTACATAACACAGGAACCAAAGACCCTCAGGTGAGCCAGTGATGGCTTGAACCCGAACCAGGCTTCAAATGGTGTTTTGTGAGGCAAAACCTTAGTTAGAAGCCTGTTCTGAATGTACACTGCTGTGTTGACTGCCTCAGCCCACAAGTTTTTGGACAGATTCTTCTCAAACAATAAGCACCTGGCTATATTCATTAGACTTCTATTCTTTCTTTCACTTACACCATTCTGTTGAGGTGTGTAAGTATTAGTAAGCTGATGTTTGAtgcatttttcatcataaaaggctTGAAACTGAGCTGAGGTATACTCAGTTCCATTATCAGACCTTAGGGTCTTGAGCTTGCAACTTATTTCTATTTCAGAAGCAGCTTCGAACTTGCAAAATACTGAGGCCACCTCTGATTTATGCTGCAAAAAGTAAATCCAGCAGTATCTTGAGTAATCATCAATAAACAGAATGAAATACTTACTTTCATTCAGTGGCTGAGTCTTCATGGGGCCACACACATCAGTGTGCACGAGTTGCAGCCTTTTAGAGGCTCTCCAGGACTTGTTTGAAGGCAATGGTT
Above is a genomic segment from Gossypium arboreum isolate Shixiya-1 chromosome 8, ASM2569848v2, whole genome shotgun sequence containing:
- the LOC108459770 gene encoding universal stress protein A-like protein, yielding MEAVNLKKKQCKIVVAVDESAESMYALSWCLSNLMSQATINTIVLLYVKPPPPVYSSLDVAGYIFSGDVIRALEAYGNDLVNSVMGRAEDICGKFSSNIKVDRLVGSGDARDVICNIVDKIKADTLVMGSHGYGFFKRAILGSVSDHCAKHVKCPVVIVKHPEKI